One window from the genome of Oligoflexus sp. encodes:
- a CDS encoding terminase gpA endonuclease subunit — translation MAFSPGVDLNYGPFGDIRGGIVSAIRLGEELSIREHAERNLYLAPGKNPFPGLVDFSKTPYLYEILDALMPDNGIEKLVLMKGWQTGGTLSGLAWTLHVMDAAPTYMLIVQPNDELRKTFSQHRINPIIASCKSLRDKIEDENRTEKLEKDSILTKSFPGGCLFLGTSTSTSALRSHSFQYVLFDEVSAYLANTQKNGDPVGLAIGRTSAYEGRKKLYFVSTPSIAGQCRIHAEYLLTDQRKYFVPCLSCGHMQLITEEGIDFSLEIPVFRCEKCHAAHHEQDKTAMLAGGEWRPTVTPRIANARGYHLPALYAPVGMWSWKSTREQLIKGADNPEEKKVYVNNCLGLPYEDAAMKPIDPNDLRNCEQPDWSEENRLPQGIGYLTAGVDTHPDHVDLVIMGWGRDGERWVVHHERINGDSNQEATWLELYCILQREFIHGHSVNGRLKLRIAATCIDTGGHNTGAVYDFCRGREEEFILPIKGAKDRAAPIIGSSSYKKEADIHLFPVGKLATHGRLFSCLRRCQKKLEEMRTAARNGITMVYGGPGLMHFRPGLKESFYRELTAPKSKWVKRDGKDQLAYYTTPGIDDHAHDCMRYADAAREFMGQNIDEICGQLESLAEERNRS, via the coding sequence ATGGCTTTTAGTCCTGGGGTGGATCTGAATTATGGCCCTTTTGGTGATATCCGTGGCGGAATCGTTTCCGCAATTCGGCTCGGCGAAGAACTGAGCATTCGAGAGCACGCAGAGCGTAACCTTTATCTAGCTCCTGGTAAGAATCCATTCCCTGGCCTCGTTGATTTCTCAAAGACCCCATATCTCTACGAGATCCTTGATGCTCTAATGCCTGATAATGGGATTGAGAAGCTGGTCCTTATGAAAGGCTGGCAGACCGGCGGAACCCTGTCAGGGCTCGCCTGGACGCTTCATGTGATGGATGCGGCGCCTACCTATATGCTCATCGTTCAGCCAAATGATGAGCTGCGAAAGACGTTTTCTCAGCATCGAATCAATCCCATCATCGCATCCTGCAAGTCGCTCAGAGATAAAATCGAAGACGAGAATAGGACAGAGAAGCTGGAGAAGGACAGCATTCTCACAAAATCCTTCCCTGGTGGCTGCCTTTTCCTCGGAACGTCCACGTCCACCTCGGCTTTGCGCTCCCACTCGTTTCAATATGTTCTGTTTGATGAGGTTTCAGCGTACCTTGCCAACACCCAGAAGAATGGTGATCCGGTAGGCCTAGCCATTGGCCGGACCTCCGCCTACGAGGGCCGCAAAAAGCTTTACTTTGTCTCCACCCCGTCCATCGCCGGGCAATGCAGAATCCATGCTGAGTATCTTCTTACTGACCAGCGGAAGTATTTTGTTCCCTGCCTTTCATGCGGTCACATGCAGCTCATCACCGAGGAGGGAATTGACTTCTCTCTCGAAATCCCAGTTTTTCGCTGCGAAAAGTGCCACGCAGCGCATCACGAGCAGGACAAGACGGCGATGCTTGCGGGCGGCGAATGGCGTCCGACCGTGACGCCAAGGATCGCCAATGCCCGCGGCTACCATCTGCCGGCGCTCTATGCCCCGGTCGGCATGTGGTCCTGGAAGAGCACACGCGAGCAGCTTATTAAGGGGGCGGATAATCCGGAGGAAAAAAAGGTGTATGTGAACAACTGTCTTGGCCTTCCTTACGAGGATGCAGCCATGAAGCCAATCGATCCCAATGATCTCAGAAACTGTGAACAGCCGGATTGGTCAGAGGAGAACCGCCTTCCTCAGGGAATTGGCTATCTCACGGCCGGCGTTGATACGCACCCCGATCACGTGGACCTTGTGATCATGGGCTGGGGCCGGGACGGTGAGCGCTGGGTGGTGCATCACGAAAGGATCAATGGCGACAGCAACCAGGAGGCCACATGGCTGGAGCTTTACTGCATCCTTCAGCGGGAGTTTATTCATGGCCACTCGGTGAATGGACGTCTTAAGCTCAGGATTGCAGCCACCTGTATAGATACCGGCGGGCACAATACCGGCGCGGTCTATGACTTTTGCCGCGGTCGGGAGGAAGAGTTCATTCTCCCCATCAAGGGCGCAAAGGACCGCGCTGCACCGATCATTGGGTCGAGCAGCTACAAGAAGGAAGCAGACATTCACCTTTTCCCAGTAGGAAAGCTTGCCACGCACGGGCGCCTTTTCTCGTGTCTGCGACGGTGCCAGAAGAAATTGGAGGAGATGCGTACGGCTGCAAGAAACGGGATCACCATGGTCTATGGAGGTCCCGGTCTCATGCATTTTCGTCCTGGCCTGAAAGAAAGCTTTTATAGGGAGTTGACCGCTCCCAAAAGCAAATGGGTTAAGCGCGACGGCAAGGATCAGCTTGCCTACTACACAACGCCTGGAATTGACGATCATGCCCATGACTGCATGCGATATGCGGACGCGGCGCGGGAGTTCATGGGGCAGAATATAGACGAAATCTGCGGGCAGCTTGAAAGTCTGGCCGAGGAAAGGAACAGGTCATGA
- a CDS encoding phage portal protein — MRSLVNAAQTRARNKAAKAQASELFPIFRGPDAPYRSTSRENTATSAWFPASASTDDALLGSMRTLRDQSRDLDRNEGLARGAIENYVTNVVSDGLRPQSRIDHRLLGVTEKRAREFEQMAEIIFEMHMGSDTADFHETASFPLMQAQVLRAAFLDGDSLAVRRFSKRPGAILSTSVQLIDGARLRNPDRNVNPNMDVREGVEFRDGAPVAFHVAKPGANLFLGTETVRVPRFDSEGQPLALHIFQQRLIGQSRGEPLLAPIIEKFKQISRYSEAEIAAAVINAYYSMFITTETGGTFGNRSQAHLSRDDEGAAVPVGRRSNTIEATKGTIVELLPNEKVMTAAPGRPNSNYDPFVQAVIKQIGIGLGLPYEVLTQHFQSSYSAARGAILEAWKAFKARRAWLVSSFCQPVWEWVITDAVRAGLLEAPGFFESPLKRKLWLRTQWCGSEMESIDPLKDAKAHEVDVKNGFDSRRSILESRGRDFDKLMRELEEEKPFFSTSPEKAAQLKPN, encoded by the coding sequence TTGCGATCCCTCGTTAATGCCGCCCAGACCAGGGCCAGAAATAAAGCGGCCAAAGCACAGGCATCAGAATTATTTCCGATCTTTCGTGGTCCGGATGCCCCTTATCGGTCCACATCCAGGGAAAATACCGCGACGTCCGCCTGGTTTCCCGCATCCGCTAGCACGGATGACGCGCTTTTGGGCTCCATGCGAACGCTGCGGGACCAGTCGAGAGATCTGGATCGAAACGAAGGGCTTGCCCGCGGGGCGATCGAAAATTATGTGACCAACGTTGTCTCGGACGGACTTAGGCCTCAGTCCCGCATAGATCATAGACTCCTTGGTGTCACAGAGAAACGAGCCCGGGAGTTCGAGCAGATGGCTGAAATCATCTTTGAGATGCACATGGGGAGCGATACAGCGGATTTTCACGAAACCGCCAGCTTTCCCCTCATGCAGGCCCAGGTGCTCCGTGCAGCCTTTCTGGATGGTGACAGCCTCGCTGTCAGGCGGTTTTCCAAAAGACCGGGCGCGATTCTTTCCACCTCTGTTCAGCTTATTGATGGGGCAAGGCTTCGGAATCCGGATCGGAATGTAAACCCCAATATGGATGTCCGAGAGGGGGTGGAGTTTCGGGATGGCGCTCCGGTCGCCTTCCATGTGGCAAAGCCTGGTGCAAACCTCTTTTTGGGAACGGAGACCGTCAGGGTCCCTCGCTTTGATAGTGAAGGCCAGCCGCTGGCCCTTCATATTTTTCAGCAGCGGCTCATAGGACAAAGTCGCGGCGAACCGCTCCTGGCTCCGATTATCGAGAAATTCAAACAGATCTCCAGATATTCCGAAGCCGAGATCGCGGCCGCGGTTATCAACGCCTACTATTCGATGTTCATTACGACCGAAACTGGCGGAACCTTCGGCAACAGATCACAGGCCCACCTCTCACGCGATGACGAGGGAGCGGCAGTGCCGGTTGGGCGGCGATCCAATACTATCGAGGCAACCAAGGGGACAATCGTGGAGCTTTTGCCGAATGAAAAGGTCATGACCGCGGCTCCAGGTCGGCCGAACTCCAACTATGATCCTTTTGTCCAGGCGGTGATCAAGCAGATAGGGATAGGCCTGGGGCTTCCCTACGAAGTTCTTACCCAGCACTTTCAATCCTCGTACTCAGCTGCGAGAGGGGCGATTTTGGAAGCCTGGAAGGCATTCAAGGCGAGAAGGGCTTGGCTCGTTTCCTCTTTCTGTCAGCCGGTATGGGAATGGGTCATTACCGACGCAGTTCGCGCAGGGCTGCTGGAAGCTCCCGGATTTTTCGAGAGCCCGCTCAAAAGAAAACTTTGGCTTCGAACTCAGTGGTGTGGGAGCGAGATGGAGTCGATTGATCCCCTGAAGGATGCCAAGGCTCACGAGGTGGACGTTAAAAACGGCT